The proteins below come from a single Sphingomicrobium sediminis genomic window:
- a CDS encoding energy transducer TonB — translation MISIVSLVAASLAAQPAADDGRKPVVLVSLGHVERGSDARYPRIPENWIRRAVADKTIYDLFDEDGPLVTMQLTRKLHNTGGFDLLLDIAADGTLSCALDPESQAKRAGEMSAQDIADIACGELMQSSPWMPALTEGGERVASTARMSIGFAYRRPWSEREENGYVSYFISPAPPAPPPPTLATIEWLPRSSGTKLQIEGLDLAQGVAPETVAEDEKGWAGLAAYLDEAGTLSCRVVRPSGSRRFDEAACDEVREATGIQPETRWAWHRYAMLIALPGEDGPQFLTQSQDGYRIGRPSEQGLALAAAEVEAAGGDWERIAVRGGIRENGQVSSCFVMQSSGTDAGDLAACRVLSSHPDMMVARRDLFGFPMAGYYRYFADGVDDQ, via the coding sequence ATGATTTCAATCGTCTCGCTGGTGGCAGCCTCGCTGGCCGCGCAGCCCGCCGCCGATGACGGGCGCAAGCCGGTCGTCCTCGTATCGCTCGGCCATGTGGAGCGTGGCAGCGACGCGCGCTACCCGCGCATTCCCGAAAACTGGATCCGCCGTGCGGTCGCCGACAAGACGATCTACGACCTGTTCGACGAAGACGGGCCGCTGGTGACGATGCAGCTGACCCGCAAACTGCACAATACGGGGGGCTTCGACCTGCTGCTCGATATTGCGGCGGATGGAACGCTGTCCTGCGCGCTCGATCCCGAAAGCCAGGCAAAGCGGGCCGGGGAGATGTCCGCGCAGGACATTGCCGACATTGCCTGCGGGGAATTGATGCAGTCGAGCCCATGGATGCCGGCGCTGACCGAGGGTGGTGAGCGTGTCGCCTCGACCGCTCGGATGTCGATCGGATTCGCCTATCGCCGCCCATGGAGCGAGCGCGAGGAAAATGGCTATGTCAGCTACTTCATCAGCCCCGCGCCGCCCGCACCGCCGCCGCCGACGCTGGCGACGATCGAATGGCTACCACGTAGCAGCGGCACGAAATTGCAGATCGAAGGTCTCGATCTCGCGCAGGGCGTGGCGCCCGAGACCGTTGCCGAAGATGAAAAGGGCTGGGCGGGGCTTGCCGCCTATCTCGACGAGGCCGGGACGTTGTCCTGCCGCGTCGTTCGCCCCTCGGGCAGCCGCCGCTTCGACGAGGCCGCTTGCGATGAGGTGCGCGAAGCGACGGGCATCCAGCCCGAAACGCGCTGGGCATGGCATCGCTACGCCATGCTGATTGCGCTGCCCGGCGAGGACGGCCCGCAATTCCTCACGCAGTCGCAGGACGGCTATCGGATCGGGCGGCCCAGTGAGCAGGGCCTCGCGCTTGCTGCAGCCGAAGTCGAGGCAGCCGGCGGCGATTGGGAACGGATCGCCGTGCGCGGCGGCATTCGCGAAAATGGCCAGGTGTCGAGCTGTTTCGTGATGCAAAGTTCGGGCACAGATGCCGGCGATCTCGCGGCTTGCCGGGTCCTGTCCTCGCACCCCGACATGATGGTCGCGCGCCGCGACTTGTTCGGTTTCCCGATGGCGGGCTATTATCGCTATTTCGCGGACGGCGTCGACGACCAGTAA
- a CDS encoding S9 family peptidase, with amino-acid sequence MKKIATALVGISLGLSACTTTDSPSETEESFSMPPAPIAEQRPYSFTTHGITVEDPYHWLKDQSYPKIDDEDVLAYLKKENAYFEAWKAPHEAMIESLFEEMKGRIKEDDKSVPVKDGDHVYWSEFAPGTQYRLWYRKPATGTAADAKPEGGTLLYDENKAAEGVEYFRLGAMSISPDGKLMAYSTDTSGAERYTLKIRDIATGKDLETITEVSIGQPVWTNGSDGIVYTVVNDNWRSDKAFFHKLGSEPADDVLLYEETKDPAFTVGVGKSTDESLILLQTGENSSDETYFTSADDPTQPLKLVKPRAPLQQYDVDAAHGKLWIVSNHEHVNFALYSADPADADSWETVIEGSDSFYLQGIDSHRDHMLVEGRVDGLDQLYLRDYASGAMERLPFAEEAYSASFGGNPEYAPDAYRVGYSSMVTPGTTYDYHPADKRLEVLKVQEIPSGYDADLYTVDRLMIEARDGAMVPVSVMRRKDFDLDQTGKLFVYAYGAYGYAIPPGFSTARLSLVDRGYAYAIAHIRGGDDMGKQWHLDGKLDKRENTFNDFVDVTKGLIDAGYAKAGNVAAQGGSAGGELMGAIVNQAPELYGAVVADVPFVDVLNTMLDDTLPLTPGEWNEWGNPIESKEAFETILAYSPYDNVTAQDYPSMLITGGLNDPRVTYWEPAKWTAKLRATKTDDNLLLMKMNMGAGHGGKSGRWNSLYETAEAYGFVLDQLGSE; translated from the coding sequence ATGAAGAAGATCGCCACTGCTCTGGTCGGCATTTCCCTCGGCTTAAGCGCCTGCACGACGACCGACAGCCCTTCTGAAACCGAAGAAAGCTTTTCCATGCCCCCAGCACCGATTGCCGAACAGCGTCCCTACAGTTTCACCACGCACGGCATCACGGTCGAGGATCCGTATCACTGGCTCAAGGACCAGTCCTATCCCAAGATCGATGACGAGGACGTGCTCGCCTATCTCAAGAAAGAGAACGCCTATTTCGAGGCGTGGAAGGCCCCGCACGAAGCGATGATCGAAAGTCTCTTCGAGGAGATGAAGGGCCGCATCAAGGAAGATGACAAGTCGGTACCGGTAAAGGATGGCGACCATGTCTACTGGTCAGAATTTGCGCCCGGCACGCAATATCGCCTGTGGTATCGCAAGCCCGCGACCGGCACCGCGGCAGACGCCAAGCCCGAAGGCGGCACGCTTCTCTATGACGAGAACAAGGCTGCCGAGGGCGTCGAATATTTCCGTCTGGGCGCCATGTCGATCAGCCCCGACGGCAAGCTCATGGCCTATTCGACCGATACGAGCGGCGCCGAGCGTTACACGCTCAAGATCCGCGACATTGCGACAGGCAAGGATCTCGAGACCATCACCGAAGTCTCGATCGGGCAGCCGGTCTGGACCAACGGGTCGGACGGCATCGTCTATACGGTCGTCAACGACAATTGGCGCTCCGACAAGGCCTTCTTCCACAAGCTTGGCAGCGAGCCTGCGGATGACGTCCTGCTCTATGAGGAAACCAAAGACCCGGCCTTCACCGTCGGCGTCGGCAAGTCGACCGACGAGAGCCTGATCCTCCTCCAGACCGGCGAGAATAGCTCGGACGAAACCTATTTCACGTCCGCCGACGATCCCACCCAGCCGCTCAAGCTGGTCAAGCCACGCGCGCCGCTCCAGCAATATGATGTCGATGCGGCGCACGGAAAACTGTGGATCGTGTCCAATCACGAACACGTGAACTTCGCGCTCTACAGCGCCGATCCTGCAGATGCGGACAGCTGGGAAACGGTGATCGAAGGCTCGGACAGCTTCTACCTGCAGGGCATCGACAGCCACCGCGACCATATGCTGGTCGAGGGCCGCGTCGATGGCTTGGACCAGCTTTACCTGCGCGATTATGCCAGCGGCGCGATGGAGCGCCTGCCCTTTGCCGAGGAAGCCTATTCGGCAAGCTTCGGCGGTAATCCCGAATATGCCCCCGACGCCTATCGCGTCGGCTATTCCTCCATGGTGACGCCGGGCACGACCTACGATTACCATCCCGCCGACAAGCGGCTCGAAGTGCTGAAGGTGCAGGAAATCCCCTCTGGCTATGACGCCGATCTCTACACGGTCGATCGCCTGATGATCGAAGCGCGCGACGGCGCGATGGTCCCGGTCAGTGTCATGCGCCGAAAGGATTTCGACCTCGACCAAACGGGCAAGCTCTTCGTCTATGCTTATGGCGCTTACGGCTATGCCATTCCGCCGGGCTTCTCGACCGCACGCCTGAGCCTCGTCGATCGCGGCTACGCCTATGCCATCGCGCATATTCGCGGCGGCGACGACATGGGGAAGCAGTGGCACCTCGATGGCAAGCTCGACAAGCGCGAAAATACGTTCAACGACTTTGTCGACGTGACCAAGGGCCTCATCGATGCAGGCTATGCCAAGGCCGGCAATGTCGCCGCGCAGGGCGGCAGCGCGGGCGGAGAATTGATGGGCGCGATCGTCAACCAGGCGCCCGAACTGTACGGCGCGGTCGTCGCCGACGTGCCCTTCGTCGATGTCCTCAACACCATGCTCGACGACACGCTCCCGCTCACCCCTGGCGAGTGGAACGAGTGGGGCAACCCGATCGAAAGCAAGGAAGCGTTCGAGACGATCCTTGCCTATTCGCCCTACGACAATGTGACCGCACAGGATTATCCCTCGATGCTGATCACCGGCGGGCTCAATGATCCCCGCGTCACCTACTGGGAGCCGGCCAAGTGGACCGCCAAGCTGCGCGCCACCAAGACCGACGACAATCTCCTGCTCATGAAGATGAACATGGGCGCCGGTCATGGCGGCAAGTCGGGACGCTGGAACAGCCTCTACGAGACGGCCGAGGCTTATGGCTTCGTGCTCGACCAGCTGGGGAGCGAATGA
- a CDS encoding acyl-CoA thioesterase — protein MTSPVFELSLTAKAEQIDELGHVNNAEWVRWIQEVATSHWYAVADEALAEAVFWVVIRHEIDYLRPLHEGESVIARTWIDEEVRGARSNRHMEFVGEDGKTLVRAVTNWAMIDKASGRPARVRKEHIAPFLAKD, from the coding sequence ATGACCAGTCCCGTCTTCGAATTGAGCCTCACGGCCAAGGCCGAGCAAATCGACGAGTTGGGCCACGTCAACAATGCCGAATGGGTCCGCTGGATCCAGGAGGTGGCGACTTCGCACTGGTATGCGGTTGCCGACGAAGCGCTGGCCGAAGCCGTCTTCTGGGTCGTGATCCGGCACGAGATCGATTATCTGCGCCCGCTCCACGAGGGCGAGAGCGTCATCGCCCGCACCTGGATCGACGAAGAGGTGCGCGGCGCCCGCTCGAACCGCCACATGGAATTTGTCGGCGAAGACGGCAAAACGCTCGTCCGCGCGGTCACCAACTGGGCGATGATCGACAAGGCAAGCGGCCGACCCGCGCGGGTCCGCAAGGAGCATATCGCGCCCTTCCTCGCCAAAGATTGA